In Deltaproteobacteria bacterium, the following proteins share a genomic window:
- the tilS gene encoding tRNA lysidine(34) synthetase TilS: MAPHSIKLIEEQFLRFIKSHNMFSHGQRIGIGISGGPDSVCLAVLIKKYKDAFGIEPVVVHVNHHLRGEESDRDEQFVREFAESSPGFKFIKYDIRITQKELKGHSVEELARKKRYGCFEDCIKLLHLDKIALAHTMNDNAETVFINMLRGTGITGISGIPPVRGHFVRPILMLSKDDVLEYLRKKGIAYTIDSTNESPDFLRNRIRHEVLPLMIGLNSRFLEHVMHTAGDLREIDSFMDKLTADAYNNATVSKSRDSITLNLQNLLTYPHVIVKRVLQTAVKFMQGTYYNPKRKHIDQIMDIILSGHTDSAVLESLSEGIKVYIEKSTIVFTKTMDKFTNTGVHRLSIPGKTLIDELGITFKASIESSNIDPGRMDENRIVLDYDKINDVLFIRTLIKGDRISLPGNKGHKKVHDLFIDKKVPRLKRTKIPFIVTSSGEIIAITGLFVDSRYRQDKDTKTFLKVLII, from the coding sequence ATGGCACCGCATAGTATAAAATTGATAGAAGAACAATTTTTGAGATTCATTAAATCGCATAACATGTTTTCACATGGACAGAGGATTGGTATCGGAATATCGGGGGGACCCGACTCTGTATGCCTTGCCGTACTTATTAAGAAGTACAAAGACGCATTTGGTATAGAGCCTGTTGTTGTTCATGTAAACCATCATTTAAGAGGCGAAGAATCGGACAGGGATGAGCAATTTGTAAGGGAGTTTGCAGAAAGCTCTCCCGGTTTTAAATTCATAAAATACGATATTCGGATAACCCAAAAAGAACTAAAGGGGCATTCTGTTGAAGAACTTGCGAGAAAAAAAAGGTACGGATGCTTTGAGGATTGCATTAAATTATTACATCTTGATAAAATTGCACTTGCCCATACAATGAACGACAATGCAGAGACAGTATTTATTAATATGCTTAGGGGCACCGGGATAACGGGTATAAGTGGAATCCCTCCGGTACGAGGACATTTTGTAAGACCCATACTTATGCTATCAAAAGATGATGTACTTGAGTACCTTAGAAAAAAAGGTATTGCTTATACGATCGACTCAACAAACGAGTCACCAGATTTTCTAAGGAACCGGATAAGGCACGAGGTTCTGCCTTTGATGATCGGACTTAATAGTAGGTTTTTAGAACATGTGATGCATACGGCCGGTGATCTGAGGGAGATTGATAGCTTTATGGATAAACTCACTGCCGATGCTTATAATAATGCTACAGTTAGCAAGAGCAGAGACTCTATAACCCTAAACCTGCAGAATTTATTAACGTATCCGCATGTTATCGTTAAAAGGGTTTTACAGACCGCTGTCAAATTTATGCAGGGAACATATTATAATCCAAAAAGGAAACACATAGATCAAATCATGGATATAATATTAAGTGGCCATACCGACTCAGCCGTACTTGAGTCATTATCAGAGGGAATAAAAGTTTATATAGAAAAGAGTACTATTGTTTTCACTAAGACAATGGACAAATTTACAAATACAGGAGTCCACAGGCTTAGTATCCCCGGCAAGACTCTTATTGATGAATTAGGTATAACGTTTAAAGCATCTATAGAATCATCAAACATCGACCCGGGCAGAATGGATGAAAATCGTATTGTGCTTGATTATGATAAGATAAATGATGTGTTGTTTATACGCACCCTTATAAAGGGTGATAGAATATCCCTGCCGGGGAACAAAGGACATAAAAAGGTTCATGATCTATTCATCGATAAAAAGGTACCGCGATTAAAAAGGACAAAAATACCATTTATTGTTACATCTTCCGGTGAGATTATCGCTATTACGGGTCTTTTTGTTGACAGCAGATATAGACAGGATAAAGACACAAAAACCTTTCTAAAGGTATTGATTATTTAA